The segment GAATCCGGAGGCCCAGCCCACCACCCGGTCCCCCACCGCGTGCGCCGGATGGGTGCTGGCCAGCACCTCACCGGCGATCTCGTGGATCGGGAAGCCATCCAGTTCCGCGGCGCAGCGTCCGGTGTCCGCGGGAAGCCTGCCCTGCGTGCCCCGGAAACCGGGCAGATCGCTACCGCAGATCCCGGCGGCCAGAAACCGCAGCAGGACCTGGCCGTCGGCCAGTCGGGTCGGGTCGGGCTCGGGCACCTCGACGCGTTGAAAGGTGAACGGCGCGACCAACCGGTAACACCACATCTAGCCGCCCTCCGCATGCACGTCGACGGGGACACTGTTCCAGCCCCATTGGAAACTCGAGGGAGGCCGCGAGGCGGACTCGCTGAGGATGCGGTAGTCGCTGACCCGCCTGAACCACTCCTGCATCAGGATCGTCACCTCCAGGCGGGCGACGTGCACACCGAGGCAGAAGTGCTGACCGTGCCCGAACGACAACAGCCGTTCGATGGGCCGGTTCCAGATGAACGCATCCGGGTTCGGGTACTCGCGCTCGTCGCGGGCCGCCGAGGCCAGCAGCGTGATGACGCGTTGACCGGGTTGGATGGTGGTGCCGTGAATCATGTACGGGCGGCGCACCGTTCGGGCGAACCACTGGGCCGGCGCGGTGTAACGCAGGATCTCCTCCCGTGCGATCGGCACATTGTGCTCCAGATCGGCACGCACCGCGGCGAGCTGATCCGGATGCTCGGCGAGCTGCCACAGGCCGGCGGCGGTGACCTTGGGCACCGTCTCAGTGCCGCCGATGAAGACACCCAGCATCTGGGTGGCCGCCTCGGAATCGCTCAATGTGGAACCGTCGGGCAGCACGAAGTTGATCAGGCTGTCGGCGATGGGCACGCTGCCGTCGGCGCCCTCCGCACGGCGCCGCTCGACGATCGGTGTGAGGTAGGACAGGAAGCCCGGGCGCGAGTTGGCGACCTCGACGCCCTCCCCCGGCTGCGCCAGACTGCCCGCGTTGACGGCCGCCAGCACCTCGGACGCCAATTCCACCGGCAGACCCAAGAACTCGCAGACCATCGCCGCAGCGACATGCCCGCCGTAGTCCTGCGTCAGGTCGAAGGTCCCGCGCGGCAACAACTCGTCGAGACGCTCATTGGCCAGCGTCCGGATGCGCTCGGCCCAACCGGCCGCCGAGCGGGGCCGGAACGGCGAGGAGGTGCAGCGGCGCACGCTCTCGTACACCGGCGAATCGAAGTTCGCGTGAAAGGGCATGGGGTGCAGCGGCGGATCGGCCACCGGGCCGCTGTTGTGCCGTTGCAGTACCGCCGCGGACGGCAGCGTCCCCTCGGATGCCACGAAGGTGCCGTCGGTGATCCGCAGCGCGTCCCAGATATCGGAGAACCGGGACAGTGCGTAGGTGTCCCACTTCGGCAGGTAGTACACCGGATGCTCATCCCGCAGCACCCGGTAGTACGGCAGGGGGTCGGCCATCACCGCCGGGTCGAAGGGATCGTACGAGAAGTCCGACATCACAGTGGCTTTCACTGCAGCGGCGAGCCCGGTAGTGCGGCCAGGATTGAATCCTCCCAGCCGTCCCGCAGCGCGGGTGCGACGGACATCCAGGTGACGATCTCGGCGGGCGGAGCATCCTTCCAGGATGGGTAGTGGTTCTCGAAGCAGTCCCACCCGCCGTCCAACGCCCAGTAGTGGATGACCTCGTTGAACCGGAACGTTGTGGTGAACGACCCGAGCCAGCGTTTACCGGTGCTTTCCGACCACGGTACGTACAGCCGTTCCAGTTCCCGGATGTAGTCGTCCTGCCTGCCCGGCTTGGTGTGCATGATCTCCTGGATGACCAGTTCGGCGCTGAAGCCCTCCTCCCGCAATTGGGCCAGGCTGCGGTTCTGCGGCGCGGCGTACATGATCCGACCTTCACCGTGCGCGCCGATCCCGGACAGGTAGGCCGCCCATTCCGCGGCCGCGAGGGCATGGCTACCGCCACGCGCGTGCGCCCTGCCGATGCGGGCGTAGTCGGCGAAGGCGTCGATCTCCCAGATGATGGTGATCTGCGGCCAGTTCCCGTTGTACGGGGTGGTCTCCCACAGTGCGAACAGCCGGGCCCCGAGCTGCTCCATCATGGGCTGATAGACGCCGGTGAATCGCTCGGTGAATTCGTCGCTCCCACCACTGCCCAGCCCGATGGTCTCGTGCAGATACAGCAGCGTGTGGCGGTGGTATTTACGCACCCAGCGAGCGTGACATTTGACGAGTGTTTTGTAAAGGTGCCGCCGTCGGGTCCGCTATCGTGACCCCATGACAGTGCAGCCGTTGGCCAACGGGTTCTGCTTCGGCGAAGGCGTGCGCTGGTTCGAGGGGCTGGTCTGGTTTTCCGACATGCTCGGCGAGGCCGTGCACACTGTCACCCTGCAGGGCGAGATGTCGACATTGCCGTTGCCCGGCCACGCGCCGTCCGGGCTGGGCTTCCGGCCGGATGGAACCTTGTTGATCGTATCCACCGAGCGACGTCAGATCCTGGCCTATGACGGCGAAAGCGTGTCGTTGGTGGCCGATCTGGGTGATCTGGTGCCGGCCGGTCTCGGCGATATGGTGGTCGACGGCGATGGTCGCGCCTATGTCGGTGCGCAGGCCCGCGAGGGCGGGGTGATCGTCCGACTGGACCGCAACAACCAGGCGACGGTGGTCGCCGAGGATCTGAGCTTCCCCAACGGCATGGTGATCACCCCGGACGGCACCTTCGTGGTCGCCGAGTCCACCGGCCGGCGCCTGAGCGCCTACTCCGTCGACGATGCCGGCGCCCTGCACCACCGCCGGGTGTTCGCCGCCGGGTTGGACGGTCCGCCCGACGGGCTGGCGGTGGATGCCGACGGCGGCGTGTGGACCGCGATGACACTGTCCCATCGGTTCGACCGCATCACCGCCGAGGGCGTCACCGACCGTATCGAAATGGGTGATCGCACCGCGATCGCCTGCGCGCTGGGCGGCCCCGAAGACCGCGCACTGTTCTTGCTGTCGGCCACCGACGCCTACCCCGACCGCCTGGTCGGCACCACGCTGTCCACGCTCGACGTGATCGGCGTCGACATCCCCGCTCCCTGACCCACTGGAGACAACAACCGTGTCCGACTGCTACTACGAACTCCTCGACGCCGACGACCCCGTCGGCGAGCGATTCGCCGCCACCGACCTGGTGCGCAGTACCTGGTCGGCATCCATCCAGCACGGCGCCCCGCCGTCGGCGCTGTTGGTGCGTGCGCTGGAACGCTGCGAGCAGCGGGAGGACACCCGGCTCAGCCGCGTGTTGGTCGATCTGCTGGGCCCGGTGCCCGCCGAGGGTGATCTGTGGGTGCGGTCGCGCCGCGAGCGCTCGGGTGCGCAGATCGAGTTGATCACCGCCGAGATGTTCGCTCCCGGCCCGGACGGCTCGCCGCGACCGGTCGCGCGCGCCAGCGGCTGGCGGTTGCAGAAGCAGGACACCACCGAGATGCTGCATTCGCCCGCGCCGGCATTGCGGTCGCTGGCCGAGGCCCGCAGTCGGGACATGGCCAAGGACTGGGACAGCAACTATCTGCACAGCGTCGACTGGCGCTGGCTGACAATACCTTTGGCTGACGGACCGGGTGAATCCTGGATACGTCCCACGGTCGATGTGGTCAAGGGCGAGACGATGACACCGTTGCAACGGTTGTTTGCGGTCGCCGACGATGCGAACGGAATCGGCGCCAAGATCGACATCCGGCAGTGGACCTTCCTCAACACCGACCTGGTGGTGCACATCCACCGCGTGCCGGAAGGATCGTGGATCGGCATCCGCGCCGAGACCAGCTACGGGCCGGACGGTATCGGCACCACACTGGGCACGCTGTTCGACGAGCAGGGTGCCGTCGGCGCCATCCAGCAGTCGGTGCTGGTGCGCCGCAGGCAGAGTCGCTAGAGCGGAGTCGCTGGGGCGGTCCGCTTCGGTGGTGTCCCGGTGCGCCGTGGCGGGTCCGGCGGGGTGTTGTGCCGCCGGACCCGCTGTGCGGGCGGTTTTCTCTGTCCAGTTGTCAAGGTGCGGTGCAGGTGTGGTTATGCGGCGGTGGGTAGGTCGGTCATGGTGCGTCGGGCGTGCGAGCGCAGGTGCGCCGGCTCGGGTGTGCCCGGGGCATGGGGTGGGATGAACCAGGGGTGGCGGTCGGGGCCGAGGTAGACCTGCCAGCCGCCGTGGTGGATGGCGGTGTGGTGCAGCCGACACAGCAGGACCCCGTTGTCGAGGCTGGTGGTGCCGCCATGCTCCCAGGGGATGATGTGGTGGGCGTCGCACCAGGACACCGGCCGCCCGCAGCCGGGGTGCGCGCAACCGCCGTCGCGGACCGCCAGGCCTTTGCGGATCGCGGGGGTGAAGAGCCGTTCGCTGCGTCCCACGTCCAGGGGTGCGCTGGCGGCGTCGACGAGCACCGTCGTGAGGGTGCTGTCACAGGCGATCAGCTCCGCGGTCGCGGTGCTGATCGGCCCGCCGAACCCGAGGAAGTCCACACGGGCTGTGGTGGGGCGGATGAGGGTGACGTGCGGGAGCACCCCACCGCTCATCGGGCGCCCCGAACCAGACAGGTAGGTGCGCAGGATCTGCCCGAAGGCGTCGGCGCGGCGCCGCCCGACCGGTCGGGGATCCGGGGATCCGTCCGGCAGCGGGACCGGCCGGCACAGCGGGTCCAGGGCGGCGAGCAGTTCTTCGCCGGTGAGCACATCAAGATCCAGGGTCGCGCTGAGGCGACCGTCGCCGGTCGGCACCACGCTCATGTCGTTGAGGTCGGTGTTCTCCGCCACTGGCACCGCTGTGTCGTCGACCGGGTGGGATTTGACCTTCTCGATGGCGATCCCGCGGGCCGTCTTGTCCACCCCCGACGGAGTGGTCTGAACCATCAGCGCCCTGACAACCTCGGCGCGCTCGTCATCGGACAACGCGACACGGGATTCGATATGCGCGACGCCCTTGCCGACGGCGTCGGCGAACTCGATCCCGACCCCACCGAGACGCTGCTGCGCCGTCAACGCCGGCAGGGCCTCTGCCGCCCGCCCCACCCGCGCCGCCCGATACGCCGCACCCGGAGCGACCCCGATACTGGTGAGCAGATCGGCCCCCGTGCGCAGATGCCGCCGGGCGGGGATCCCGGCCCGCTCCGCGGCCGCGACCGCCGAGGCGATCACATGGTCGGCCAGGTTGCGCAGGGTGACCGCGGCCGCCAGCACCGCCACCACCGCCTGGTCATCACGAATCCGCCTGGGGCTGTCCAGGAGGTGGAACAGGGTGCGATCCCCATCCCGCACGGCGGCAGGGGTGAGGTCATCGATCAACGCATCAACAAATGAGTCGAGATGGGTGGCGTCCATAGGGATACCGGCTTTCACAGAAGGTGCCCACACAAGGGCACGATCAGTTGGTACTACGGTTCATTAAGTCCCGCAGGACGCAACGAACCTCGCGGCGACCGAAGTCGCGGTCTGCAGCTCAACGAACCGTCATCCGGGAGCTACGTCACATTCGAACTTATGTTCGATGCTACGCCGAATCACGGCCCCGCGCAAGGGCCCTGCGCAAGAAAATCTCCGAGGGCCTTGGGGACAGTTCGCTGGTCTCAGCCCAGCAGGTGATCCGTATCGGCGAGCACACCAGTGCGTTTCCAGTACTCCACCGACCCGAACGGACTCAGCACGTACACACCACCATCGGGTGATTTGTACCAGGAGTGTTCAATCGAAGGGTGGCCCCACATCAGGGTGGCGACCTCGTCCTGAAGTTCGCGGTTGTAGCGCGCGTAGGCATCGGCGGTCGGTTCGATGGTGCGTTTGCCCCGCTCGATCAATGTTCGCAGCGCAGAACCGATGTAGCGCATCTGGCATTCCAGCATGAAGATCACGCTGCCGGCGTGGGCCAGCCCGGTCCCCGGCCCCGCCATCATGAAGAAGTTCGGGAACCCGGGTACCGAAATGCCGTTGAAAGCGCCGGGTTTGCCGTCCCACACCTCCGATATCGGCACACCGTCACGCCCGATCACCCGCATCGGGCACAGCACCTCCGAGGCCCGGAATCCGGTCGCCAGGATGATGACGTCGATGTCGTGGCGCCCCGCGGCGGTACTGACCGAGTTCTCATCGATTTCCGTGATCGGCTCATTGACCAGCGACACGTGCTCACGCCTGAGACAGCGCAACCAGCTGCCGTTGTCCTGCAGCATGCGTTTGGCCATCGGTGGATACTCCGGGGTGACCCTGGCGGCGAGGTCGGGAACGTCGCCGACCTGCTCCTCGATCCAGTTGACGAAGAATTCACGCCGGGCGGCGCTCGACGCGTTCGCGGTGCGCGGGAAGTCGTGCCAGTTCGGGTCGGCCCGAACCAGTTCCAGCATCTTGTCGCTGGACTGCCACATCAGCATGAAGCGGTACCAACGCGCATAGCCCGGCAGGTGGCGCATCGCCCACCGTTCACCGTCGGTGACGGCCGCGTGGTAGCGCGGGTTGGGCGCCATCCACTGCGGAGTCCGCTGATATACCACCAGACTTTCGACCTCGTCGACGATCGCGGGTCCGATCTGAAAGCCGCTGGCGCCGGCCCCGATGAGGGCGACCCGCTTACCTCTCAGATTCACCGCATGGTCCCACCGGGCAGAGTGGAAAGCCGGTCCGGCAAAGCTTTCGAGACCGGGTAGTTCCGGGATGAGCGGCCGGTTGAGGAAGCCGACGCCGGAGATGACGGCCGAGGCGCTGCGCTGCTCGGTTGATCCGTCGGCACCGCGCAGTGTCACCGTCCACCGCTTCGTCTCGTCATCCCACTGCGCGCAGGTGGCCTCCCGGCCCCAGGTCACATGATCGTCGATCCGGTGGTGTTTCATCACCGCACGGAAGTAGTCGTGGAGCTCGGGTTGACGGGTGTAGTAGGCGCTGAAATCGCGGACGTGCTCAAAGGAGTACGAGTAGAAGTGGCTCGCGACGTCGACTCGACAGCCCGGATAGCTGTTCTCGAACCAGGTTCCGCCGACATCGCGATTCTTGTCGACGACCTCGAACGGGATTCCGGCCTCCCGCAGCCGGATCGCGGCCAGCAGACCCGAGGCGCCGAACCCGATGATGAGCACCGAGAAGCCCGGTGGCGACTCCAACCCGTGCACGGCGATGGCACGCGGGTTGCGGCCGTGCAGGTCCATCTCCTCCAGATATAGCGCCGCGTTGTCATCGGGCACCGGCTCGCACGCAATCCAGTCCATCAACTCGCGGATCACTGCGGTCTCGGGCGGCGGCGCCGGCGGACACCCGGCGTCGCGCCACGCGCAGATCGCAGCCAGCGCGGTACGCCGCAATGCAGCCTTGCTCTGCTCGTCGAGCATTCCCTGGAATTCGTTCTGCACGAACTGCACCGGGCGTATCGGACCGCGGATGATGGAGGGGTCACCGGTGATCTGCACGACGGAGGCGATCAGCGCCGGCACCGAAAGTTGTTCGAGAGCCGCGGCGATGGCCGTGTCGTCGACACCGCAGATGGACTCGGTGACGAGGTGGCGCGTACTCATCGCACGTGCGCGGGCAGCCGTTTGATGCCGTGCACGAAGCTGCTGTACAACAGGTCGGGCTCACCGAGATCGATAGTCTTCAGCCGGGTCAGCAACTCGCGGAATATGTTTCGCAGCTCACTCTTGGCCAGCTGATTACCCAGGCAGAAGTGCGGACCACCCGCGCCAAAGCCGACGTGCGGGTTGGGTGAACGGCTCAGGTCAAACGCGTGCGGGTCGGCGAACACGCTCTCGTCGCGGTTGGCCGAACAGTAGAACAGCCCCACCTTGTCGCCGGCGTTGATCTGCTGCCCGGCGATCTCGACATCCCGGGTGGCGAACCGGGCGAATTGCAGTACCGGGGTGGACCACCGTACGAACTCCTCGGTGGCCGTCCCGATCCGGCTCTCGAAATCCTCCATCAGCCAATCCCGCTGGCCCGGATTGGCGGCCAGTGCCAGCATCGCGTGCGTGGTCGACTGTTTGGTGGTGTCGTTGCCCGCTGAAGCCAGCAAGATGAGGAACGCCCCGATCTCCTCGTCGGTGAGCCGGTGCCCGTCCACTTCGGCGTTGACGATGCTGGTCATCAGATCGTCGCCCGGGTTGGCGCGGCGGAACTTGGCGAGTTCCACACCGGTGTTCGAGATGAGCATGATCTCGTTGATGGTGTCCACGGCACGCTCTTCGAGTGAAGAGTATTCGTCATCGCTCATGCTGAACAGCTTCTCGGCGGCCTTGGCCAGCGCGGGCTGATCGGCTACGGGCACCCCAAGCATGTCCGAGATCGTCCGCATCGGTAGCCGTCCCGAACATGCTTCGACGAAATCGATGTCGCCGGCGCCGACGAGGTCATCGACGATGGCGACGGCATTGGCATGGATCTGCTCCTCGATCCGACGCACATTGCGCGGGGTGAAGGCGGAACTGATCAGTCGCCGGTAGGTGGTGTGCTGTGGTGGGTCCATGCCGAGGAAGAAGGTTGCGAACTTCTGCACGTCGGCGGGCATCGGATCGAGGGCGACTCCTTGGGCGGAGGTGAACAGATCCGGGTTCTGGCTGGCGAACTGGAGATCGGCACGCCGGGTCAGTGCCCAGAAGCCCGGCTCCTCGATCTCGAACAGCGTCGGCAACGGCCGGTGCCAACTGATCCCGTCCAGTGCCCGCAAGCGGGCGAAGGTCTGGTCGCGAATGTCGAACGGCCGGCTCCAGAAGTCATGTGAGGTGATGTCGAACGGGCTGTATTCGCGCGCCTGCGGCGTGCTGGCAACTGTCACGCGATATTCCCTCCTGCGGGCCCGCGACAACCCCGCCGCGGCAGCATCAGCGTGACACTTCAGTGGCAATTTGTAAAGTATCGCGGAGTCCGTGACACCCGCCTCAATCGCCCTGAGCGCCGCCGAGCTCGGCAAGGATTTCTTCGGTGTGCTCGCCGAGTCCGGGCGCCGGGCCGCGCGGATGCCATGGCGTGGCCGAGAAGTCGGCGGGGCTGGCCACCATCGGTGTGCTCGAGTCCCCTTCGGGTACATACACGATGCCGCCGGCCGCGTGGAACTGATCGTCGGCCACCACGTCGTCGAGCGAGTTGATGGGCGACCAGAAGAAGTCGGGCTCTGCGGCGAAGACCTGTTCCCACTCCGGCAGGGTTCTCGTCGCGAAGATGGCGTCCAGTTCGGCGATGATGCTGCGGGCGCCGTTGAACCGGTCCCGCGGCGTCGGGTACCGCGACAGCCATTCCTCACGTCCGACCACGCGGCACAGCGACGGCCAGTGCCGCACCACATCCAGGCCGACAATCCAGAACCGCCTGCCGTCACCGGCGGCGTAGTTGTTCATGCATGGGTTCGCCATCGTCTCCCGCTGCCCGATGGCCACCTGCTGACCCGACATCAGCAGGGTGTTGAGATCGAAGCTCACCGTGTATGCGCCCTGCCGGTACAGCGAGGTGGTGACCAATTGCCCGGTGCCGGTGCGCGTCCGGGCCAGCAGTGCCGCGCACACGGCAGCCGCCAGCGTCATGCCCGCGGAGTGATCCCCCATACCGCCGCGCTGGAAGGGCGGTGTGTCGCCGGGGCGGGTGAGCAGATCGGCGATCCCGGCGCGCGCCCAGAACGCGGCGACGTCATAGGCCGCGCGGTCGGCGTCGGGGCCGTCGGTGCCGTAGCCGGTGATGAGTCCGTAGACGAGCTGCGGGTTATGCGTGGCCATCGTCGCGAAATCCAGGCCCAGCCGGGCCAGCGCGGCCGGACGGATATTGGTGAGGAAAACGTCTGCGCCGGTGATCAGTTCGACCGCGGTCCGACGCGCGTCCGGGGTCGCCAGATCGAGCACGATGCTGCGTTTGGACCGGTTGTCCATCTGGAACGGTGGGTTGGACGCGGTGCCCAGGTCACTGTCGAGTCCCATCATCCGACCGAACGAGCGGGCCGGGTCGCCGGCCGGCGGTTCTATCTTGATGACATCGGCACCCCAGTCGGCCAGAATCGCCCCCGCGGCGGGGGCCGCCACCCAGACGCCGAGTTCCACGACCCGGAATCCGTCCATCGGTCCGGACATCGGAATCCTCCAATAGGCTTTACATTCTTGAATTGATTTGTAAGCTTGCACGATGCCTCCGCAGGTCAGCAGCGTAGCCCCCGCATTCGGGCTGGCCGCACACCTCGGGCGCGGCATGCAACGTATCGCAACCGACGGCGTCTTCGGGCGAGCGCGCGCCATCCCCCGCCACATCACCGGTCTGAATGCGGCGTACTTGTCGGCCCTGCTCGGGCGGACCGTCACCGCCGTGTCGTTGCTCGACGGGGACGCCGGCACCTCGTCGCGCGCCCGACTGGCACTGACCGGTGAGGATGTGCCCGCCACCGTGTTCGTCAAGATGCCCGCCGAGACCGCAGCCACCCGGATGATCGGTGAGCTGGGGCGCCTCGCTTCTACCGAGGTGCGGTTCTACCGCGAACTTTCCGCCCAGCTCACCGATGTGCCCGCCTGCCACGGCGCCACCTTCGATCCCGTCACCGGCCGCTTCGCGCTGGTGCTGGAGGATCTGACGGCCGATGGACTGGCGGTTTGTGAGTTCCCCGACACCCTGCATCCGCTGGATGCCGATCGCGCGGCACTCGTCGTCGAACTGCTGGCACGGGTGCACGCCACCTTCTGGCGCCGACTTGACCCTTACCCCTGGGTCTACAGTGCATCCGCCGACGCGACCTCGCTGCTGACCGGGTCGCTGGCCAACGCCTCAGCCCGCCGCCTGGAGCGCAGGACCTCGATACCGGTGCGCACGGGCCAGTTCGTCAATGACAACTACCGGGCAGTGGCCAGCCTGATCGACCGGGGTCCGCACACCCTGATGCACGGCGACGCACATCCAGGAAATGTCTACTTCCGCAACGGAAAAGCCGGCCTGCTCGACTGGCAGGCGGTGCGCCGCGGGCATCCCTCCCGCGAACTGTCCTATGCCTTGATCACCGGCATGGCCACCGCCGTGCGGGTGGAGCACCAACGCGACCTGCTCGATGTCTACCGCGAAGCACTACACGCCGAGGGCGGCCCCCACATGGACCGCGACGAGTTGTGGCTGCGATACCGGCAGGCGGCGCTCTACGCCTACGTCGCGACGTTGATCACCGCCGGAATGGGCGGCATGCAGGCCGAGGGCATCGCCCTCGAAGGTCTCGGCAGAGCTGTGTCCGCACTGCAGGATCTCGACACGGTCTGCGCGCTGAAGGCATCTTTGTGATGGCACAACCACTACCATCGATACCGTGAACAAGCCGTTATCCGCGCACTCCGACGCCGCCGAGGACACCTCGACGCGGCGCCGGATACTGGCCGCGACGGCCGAGGTGCTCGGACGCAGCGGACAGACGAAGCTGAGCCTGTCCGAGGTGGCGCTGCAGGCCGGGGTGTCCCGACCGACGCTGTACCGCTGGTTCGCCTCCAAGGAGGAACTGCTGGGGGCGTTCGGGGTCTACGAGCGCGAGATGTTCGATTCCGGCATCAGCACCGCCACCGCCGGCCTGCGTGGTACCGAAAAGCTGGATGCCGCACTGCGATTCATCGTCGAGTACCA is part of the Mycobacterium adipatum genome and harbors:
- a CDS encoding cytochrome P450 yields the protein MSDFSYDPFDPAVMADPLPYYRVLRDEHPVYYLPKWDTYALSRFSDIWDALRITDGTFVASEGTLPSAAVLQRHNSGPVADPPLHPMPFHANFDSPVYESVRRCTSSPFRPRSAAGWAERIRTLANERLDELLPRGTFDLTQDYGGHVAAAMVCEFLGLPVELASEVLAAVNAGSLAQPGEGVEVANSRPGFLSYLTPIVERRRAEGADGSVPIADSLINFVLPDGSTLSDSEAATQMLGVFIGGTETVPKVTAAGLWQLAEHPDQLAAVRADLEHNVPIAREEILRYTAPAQWFARTVRRPYMIHGTTIQPGQRVITLLASAARDEREYPNPDAFIWNRPIERLLSFGHGQHFCLGVHVARLEVTILMQEWFRRVSDYRILSESASRPPSSFQWGWNSVPVDVHAEGG
- a CDS encoding NIPSNAP family protein; the protein is MRKYHRHTLLYLHETIGLGSGGSDEFTERFTGVYQPMMEQLGARLFALWETTPYNGNWPQITIIWEIDAFADYARIGRAHARGGSHALAAAEWAAYLSGIGAHGEGRIMYAAPQNRSLAQLREEGFSAELVIQEIMHTKPGRQDDYIRELERLYVPWSESTGKRWLGSFTTTFRFNEVIHYWALDGGWDCFENHYPSWKDAPPAEIVTWMSVAPALRDGWEDSILAALPGSPLQ
- a CDS encoding SMP-30/gluconolactonase/LRE family protein, with protein sequence MTVQPLANGFCFGEGVRWFEGLVWFSDMLGEAVHTVTLQGEMSTLPLPGHAPSGLGFRPDGTLLIVSTERRQILAYDGESVSLVADLGDLVPAGLGDMVVDGDGRAYVGAQAREGGVIVRLDRNNQATVVAEDLSFPNGMVITPDGTFVVAESTGRRLSAYSVDDAGALHHRRVFAAGLDGPPDGLAVDADGGVWTAMTLSHRFDRITAEGVTDRIEMGDRTAIACALGGPEDRALFLLSATDAYPDRLVGTTLSTLDVIGVDIPAP
- a CDS encoding thioesterase family protein is translated as MSDCYYELLDADDPVGERFAATDLVRSTWSASIQHGAPPSALLVRALERCEQREDTRLSRVLVDLLGPVPAEGDLWVRSRRERSGAQIELITAEMFAPGPDGSPRPVARASGWRLQKQDTTEMLHSPAPALRSLAEARSRDMAKDWDSNYLHSVDWRWLTIPLADGPGESWIRPTVDVVKGETMTPLQRLFAVADDANGIGAKIDIRQWTFLNTDLVVHIHRVPEGSWIGIRAETSYGPDGIGTTLGTLFDEQGAVGAIQQSVLVRRRQSR
- a CDS encoding HNH endonuclease signature motif containing protein — encoded protein: MDATHLDSFVDALIDDLTPAAVRDGDRTLFHLLDSPRRIRDDQAVVAVLAAAVTLRNLADHVIASAVAAAERAGIPARRHLRTGADLLTSIGVAPGAAYRAARVGRAAEALPALTAQQRLGGVGIEFADAVGKGVAHIESRVALSDDERAEVVRALMVQTTPSGVDKTARGIAIEKVKSHPVDDTAVPVAENTDLNDMSVVPTGDGRLSATLDLDVLTGEELLAALDPLCRPVPLPDGSPDPRPVGRRRADAFGQILRTYLSGSGRPMSGGVLPHVTLIRPTTARVDFLGFGGPISTATAELIACDSTLTTVLVDAASAPLDVGRSERLFTPAIRKGLAVRDGGCAHPGCGRPVSWCDAHHIIPWEHGGTTSLDNGVLLCRLHHTAIHHGGWQVYLGPDRHPWFIPPHAPGTPEPAHLRSHARRTMTDLPTAA
- a CDS encoding flavin-containing monooxygenase — translated: MSTRHLVTESICGVDDTAIAAALEQLSVPALIASVVQITGDPSIIRGPIRPVQFVQNEFQGMLDEQSKAALRRTALAAICAWRDAGCPPAPPPETAVIRELMDWIACEPVPDDNAALYLEEMDLHGRNPRAIAVHGLESPPGFSVLIIGFGASGLLAAIRLREAGIPFEVVDKNRDVGGTWFENSYPGCRVDVASHFYSYSFEHVRDFSAYYTRQPELHDYFRAVMKHHRIDDHVTWGREATCAQWDDETKRWTVTLRGADGSTEQRSASAVISGVGFLNRPLIPELPGLESFAGPAFHSARWDHAVNLRGKRVALIGAGASGFQIGPAIVDEVESLVVYQRTPQWMAPNPRYHAAVTDGERWAMRHLPGYARWYRFMLMWQSSDKMLELVRADPNWHDFPRTANASSAARREFFVNWIEEQVGDVPDLAARVTPEYPPMAKRMLQDNGSWLRCLRREHVSLVNEPITEIDENSVSTAAGRHDIDVIILATGFRASEVLCPMRVIGRDGVPISEVWDGKPGAFNGISVPGFPNFFMMAGPGTGLAHAGSVIFMLECQMRYIGSALRTLIERGKRTIEPTADAYARYNRELQDEVATLMWGHPSIEHSWYKSPDGGVYVLSPFGSVEYWKRTGVLADTDHLLG
- a CDS encoding cytochrome P450, yielding MTVASTPQAREYSPFDITSHDFWSRPFDIRDQTFARLRALDGISWHRPLPTLFEIEEPGFWALTRRADLQFASQNPDLFTSAQGVALDPMPADVQKFATFFLGMDPPQHTTYRRLISSAFTPRNVRRIEEQIHANAVAIVDDLVGAGDIDFVEACSGRLPMRTISDMLGVPVADQPALAKAAEKLFSMSDDEYSSLEERAVDTINEIMLISNTGVELAKFRRANPGDDLMTSIVNAEVDGHRLTDEEIGAFLILLASAGNDTTKQSTTHAMLALAANPGQRDWLMEDFESRIGTATEEFVRWSTPVLQFARFATRDVEIAGQQINAGDKVGLFYCSANRDESVFADPHAFDLSRSPNPHVGFGAGGPHFCLGNQLAKSELRNIFRELLTRLKTIDLGEPDLLYSSFVHGIKRLPAHVR
- a CDS encoding CaiB/BaiF CoA transferase family protein, with translation MSGPMDGFRVVELGVWVAAPAAGAILADWGADVIKIEPPAGDPARSFGRMMGLDSDLGTASNPPFQMDNRSKRSIVLDLATPDARRTAVELITGADVFLTNIRPAALARLGLDFATMATHNPQLVYGLITGYGTDGPDADRAAYDVAAFWARAGIADLLTRPGDTPPFQRGGMGDHSAGMTLAAAVCAALLARTRTGTGQLVTTSLYRQGAYTVSFDLNTLLMSGQQVAIGQRETMANPCMNNYAAGDGRRFWIVGLDVVRHWPSLCRVVGREEWLSRYPTPRDRFNGARSIIAELDAIFATRTLPEWEQVFAAEPDFFWSPINSLDDVVADDQFHAAGGIVYVPEGDSSTPMVASPADFSATPWHPRGPAPGLGEHTEEILAELGGAQGD
- a CDS encoding phosphotransferase — encoded protein: MPPQVSSVAPAFGLAAHLGRGMQRIATDGVFGRARAIPRHITGLNAAYLSALLGRTVTAVSLLDGDAGTSSRARLALTGEDVPATVFVKMPAETAATRMIGELGRLASTEVRFYRELSAQLTDVPACHGATFDPVTGRFALVLEDLTADGLAVCEFPDTLHPLDADRAALVVELLARVHATFWRRLDPYPWVYSASADATSLLTGSLANASARRLERRTSIPVRTGQFVNDNYRAVASLIDRGPHTLMHGDAHPGNVYFRNGKAGLLDWQAVRRGHPSRELSYALITGMATAVRVEHQRDLLDVYREALHAEGGPHMDRDELWLRYRQAALYAYVATLITAGMGGMQAEGIALEGLGRAVSALQDLDTVCALKASL
- a CDS encoding TetR/AcrR family transcriptional regulator — translated: MNKPLSAHSDAAEDTSTRRRILAATAEVLGRSGQTKLSLSEVALQAGVSRPTLYRWFASKEELLGAFGVYEREMFDSGISTATAGLRGTEKLDAALRFIVEYQQSYSGVRVVDIEPEVVIAQLTHVIPVMRARLLKLLSGSNAQVKASTAIRVAISHYIVRSDDEGQFLAQLRHAVGIK